The Triticum aestivum cultivar Chinese Spring chromosome 6D, IWGSC CS RefSeq v2.1, whole genome shotgun sequence genomic sequence tatatgtgtgtgtgtgtctgtgtgtgtgtgtgtgtatgtatagaTGATTTAAAAAATGTCCACAATTTAATAGAATGTTCAGGAATTTgtagaaaaaatgttcatgattttatttTAGTTTCAGAATTTCAAAAATGTCGGGCCAAAACCGGTTGGGATGAaatgcgtgcggaaaaataaataaaaaataaaatccaaAGGGAGCGCCGAAAACGTGACACGTAGCAGCAGCTGAGAGCGTGCCACTTAGCGTGCTCTCAGCCCACCCAAGTGAACCTTGGGGGGCTCCCGAACGAGCGCTCCTCAGCTAGTTGCTCCCGTATTGCTCTCCTCTTGTCCTAATGCATCAACAAGGACGGGCTCCCGTGcccgagagcaactagttaacgagcgcttcttcgggagGCTCACAACAATCAGCGCCACTTGGTGCGCTCTCGGCcgcccgccacgtgtcgcgctctgggcgccccttcagttttggttttttcttattttttcgcacgcgttttcggctttttaaactgtttttccttgtttttttacGTTTCGATTTTCCATCGGTCTTCcttaattttttttttaaaaatgaatttcacgagaggcacggttttgcttctgccagaggcatggttgtgctttcgccagAGGAACGGCTGTGCCTcctcagaaacgaaaaaaacatgttttctatttttttttctttcgcgagaggcacggtttgcttccgcgagaggcatggttgtcattccgcgagaggcacgggtgtgcctctTTCGTAAAGGGAAAAaccccgtgctcccggttcgggtTTTTTCGTTTGATTTTTCGTcgggtttttttcgtgaaaaagatgttcgtcaaaacctatcaacatgagatctagttttgaaaatctcgatgtgaggaatccaatgatgaaaacggttcaagatttagACGCGCGGTTTAAGAGATAagacgttttgaataaacgaatctacgaaaaaaggaaaaactcccaggttccgactagtggcgcacatgcagtgcgtcatttgtcgcaacctgggaaAATGAAAATGATCTTTGCAACTGAGGACTCCTTAACTAATGATTTCGCCCGTGCCCTGTTTTCCAGGTGAAGCCGTCCCAAAAGGACCATTAGTCCTTAAAATATCGAGCCATGCCAGTGGGCCAATGTGTAAGATAGGCCCATTCTCAATTTTAACCGTCCCGGATCCACGACACTTGTGTCCAGCTGCAAACGGTGGACTTCATTCTCAAGAAAAGAAGAAGCAAACGGCGACTTTAATCTTGTTCCTAACGTATCGCCCACAGCCCTCCACGTCTCCCGCACCAGCCTTTATTGCCAGCACCATCCCTATCCCCTCCAAACCCCCCCTGCATCCATCCATCCCTATCGCCGTCGGCGCCTCAACCCACGCCGCCCTCGCTCCCTCCCCACGCGCAACGCGCGATGGCGGCGATGAAGGTGGTGCGGAACCTGGACCTGGAGCGGTACATGGGCCGGTGGTACGAGATCGCGTGCTTCCCGTCCCGGTTCCAGCCCAAGGACGGCGCCAACACGCGCGCCACCTACACGCTCGGCCCGGACGGCGCCGTCAAGGTGCTGAACGAGACCTGGACCGACGGCCGCCGCGGCCACATCGAGGGCACCGCCTTCCGtgccgacgacgccggcgacgaggccaaGCTCAAGGTCAGGTTCTACGTGCCCCCCTTCCTCCCCGTCTTCCCCGTCACCGGCGACTACTGGGTGCTCCA encodes the following:
- the LOC123145633 gene encoding temperature-induced lipocalin-1; the encoded protein is MAAMKVVRNLDLERYMGRWYEIACFPSRFQPKDGANTRATYTLGPDGAVKVLNETWTDGRRGHIEGTAFRADDAGDEAKLKVRFYVPPFLPVFPVTGDYWVLHVDDAYQFALVGQPSRNYLWILCRQPQMDEGVYEELVERAKEEGYDVSKLRKTPHPEPTPESQDAPKDGGLWWIKSLFGK